The following coding sequences are from one Virgibacillus necropolis window:
- the kynU gene encoding kynureninase, whose protein sequence is MRCFDLNTEKTYAQFLDEQDDLKSFRDEFYIPGETIYFDGNSLGLLSKQAEESLEILLNSWKRHAIDGWTEGVEPWFYLSEKLGKMTAPLVGANTEEVIVTGSTTTNLHQLVSTFYKPHGKKTKILADELNFPSDIYALKSQLKIKGYDPSEHLVQVQSQDGNTLKTDDIIKAMTDDVALIMLPGVLYRSGQILDMQTLTKEAHRRGIVIGFDLCHSIGSIPHHLSEWGVDFAFWCNYKHLNGGPGSVAGLYVNKKYFGNEPGLAGWFSSSKEKQFDMSHTLTQAWDAGAYQIGTPHVLSAAPLLGSLKVFQEAGIDRVRKKSLHLTKYMMELIESELSDYHFTIANPKDDATRGGHIFLEHEEAARICKALKADKVIPDFRTPNGIRLAPVALYNTFEEVWETVMILKTIMKEERYKKYENKRGVIA, encoded by the coding sequence ATGAGGTGCTTTGATTTGAATACAGAAAAAACATATGCACAATTTTTGGATGAACAAGATGATTTAAAGTCATTTAGAGATGAATTCTACATTCCAGGTGAAACCATTTATTTTGATGGAAACTCATTAGGTTTACTATCAAAACAAGCAGAAGAGTCACTAGAAATACTGTTAAATTCTTGGAAAAGGCATGCTATTGATGGTTGGACTGAAGGTGTAGAGCCGTGGTTCTACCTTTCTGAAAAGCTTGGTAAAATGACCGCACCGTTAGTTGGTGCCAACACGGAAGAGGTTATCGTAACAGGATCAACCACAACCAATCTTCATCAGCTTGTTTCAACCTTTTATAAGCCGCATGGCAAGAAAACAAAGATCTTGGCGGATGAATTAAATTTTCCATCCGATATTTATGCATTAAAAAGTCAACTTAAAATTAAAGGATACGACCCGAGTGAACATCTTGTCCAAGTGCAAAGTCAAGATGGAAATACACTTAAGACTGATGATATCATCAAAGCAATGACGGACGATGTGGCTTTAATCATGCTTCCTGGCGTTCTTTATCGAAGCGGGCAAATCTTGGACATGCAAACACTGACTAAAGAGGCACACAGGCGTGGAATTGTGATTGGATTTGATTTATGTCATTCCATTGGGTCCATTCCTCACCACTTATCCGAATGGGGAGTTGACTTTGCATTTTGGTGTAATTATAAACACCTAAATGGAGGACCAGGAAGTGTTGCGGGATTATATGTAAATAAAAAATATTTTGGAAATGAACCAGGTCTTGCAGGTTGGTTTAGTTCATCAAAAGAAAAGCAGTTTGATATGTCACATACGCTTACTCAAGCTTGGGATGCTGGTGCCTATCAAATTGGAACGCCGCATGTACTAAGTGCTGCCCCCCTTCTTGGCTCATTAAAAGTTTTCCAAGAAGCTGGCATTGACCGCGTCCGAAAAAAGTCACTGCATTTAACAAAATATATGATGGAGCTTATCGAATCGGAATTAAGTGACTACCATTTCACGATCGCAAATCCGAAAGATGATGCAACACGTGGTGGCCACATTTTCCTTGAACACGAGGAGGCTGCTCGAATCTGTAAAGCATTAAAGGCCGATAAAGTGATTCCAGACTTTCGAACCCCAAACGGAATACGCCTTGCACCAGTAGCTTTATACAACACATTTGAGGAAGTCTGGGAAACAGTCATGATTTTAAAGACTATCATGAAAGAAGAACGGTATAAAAAATATGAAAACAAACGAGGTGTAATAGCTTAA
- the kynB gene encoding arylformamidase → MAHDWIDISQPLTNDIAHWPEDAPFSYSLTVAKKDSGSVNIGQVTTSVHTGTHVDAPFHFDDNGQTIDQLDVNLYVGEAMVIDVSHVDEVTVETLANFSFDGIKRVLLKTSHPNDPTQFPEKIPTLDPRIANLLAEKGVKLLGVNMPSVDALDSKDLATHHALYKNGINILENLMLDKIDQGNYELIALPLAIEGSDGSPVRAVLRPL, encoded by the coding sequence ATGGCACATGATTGGATAGATATTTCACAACCTTTGACAAATGATATAGCACACTGGCCTGAGGATGCACCCTTTTCTTATTCGCTTACAGTTGCGAAAAAAGATTCTGGGTCGGTAAACATCGGCCAAGTAACTACTAGTGTGCATACTGGCACACATGTTGACGCACCTTTTCATTTTGATGATAACGGTCAAACAATCGATCAGTTGGATGTGAATTTATATGTCGGTGAAGCAATGGTTATAGATGTAAGTCATGTAGATGAAGTTACTGTGGAAACACTTGCTAATTTTTCGTTTGATGGGATAAAACGCGTATTACTGAAAACCTCCCACCCAAACGATCCTACACAGTTTCCAGAAAAAATTCCTACTCTTGATCCAAGGATAGCTAATTTATTAGCAGAAAAAGGAGTAAAACTGCTTGGTGTTAATATGCCCTCTGTTGATGCACTTGATAGCAAGGATTTAGCAACCCACCATGCCCTTTATAAGAATGGAATAAATATACTAGAAAATCTAATGCTAGATAAAATTGACCAAGGAAACTATGAATTAATAGCTTTACCACTTGCGATTGAAGGATCAGATGGTAGTCCAGTTCGCGCAGTATTAAGACCACTTTAA
- the kynA gene encoding tryptophan 2,3-dioxygenase, with amino-acid sequence MTYGDYLQLDTLLASQKRLSNHHDEMLFIIIHQVSELWLKLIIHETKAAIEAIKQDDLQSSFKMLARVSKTQTQIIQAWDVLSTLTPAEYMEFRDKLGNASGFQSYQYRLVEFVLGYKTHFILDIYKKDPELHAILEEAYHAPGLYDVAIQALARNGFDIDKNILDRDFSETYSKDDSVEKAWLEVYKNVEDNWELYQLAEKLVDVEDSFQQWRFRHMKTVERIIGHKIGTGGSSGVGYLKKVLDHYFFPELWDIRTKI; translated from the coding sequence ATGACGTATGGTGATTACTTACAATTAGATACACTATTAGCAAGTCAGAAACGCTTATCTAATCACCATGATGAAATGTTGTTTATTATCATCCACCAGGTAAGTGAACTATGGCTAAAGCTTATTATTCATGAAACAAAGGCCGCTATTGAAGCAATTAAGCAGGATGATCTTCAGTCATCCTTTAAAATGCTAGCCCGTGTATCTAAAACCCAAACACAAATTATCCAAGCTTGGGATGTCCTTTCAACCTTAACTCCCGCGGAATACATGGAATTTCGCGATAAACTTGGTAATGCTTCAGGTTTTCAATCGTATCAATATCGGTTAGTTGAATTTGTGCTAGGCTATAAAACACATTTTATCCTAGACATTTATAAAAAAGACCCAGAATTACATGCAATACTGGAAGAAGCCTATCACGCACCAGGACTTTATGATGTAGCGATTCAAGCACTTGCGCGAAACGGCTTTGACATAGACAAAAACATCCTAGACCGTGATTTTTCAGAAACCTATTCAAAAGATGACTCAGTTGAGAAGGCTTGGCTTGAGGTTTATAAAAATGTTGAAGATAATTGGGAACTTTACCAGCTGGCAGAAAAGCTCGTAGATGTTGAGGATTCGTTTCAACAGTGGCGATTCCGTCATATGAAAACAGTGGAGCGAATTATTGGACATAAAATTGGCACTGGCGGCTCGTCTGGTGTTGGCTATTTGAAAAAGGTATTGGATCATTACTTTTTCCCAGAATTATGGGATATTCGTACAAAAATATAA
- a CDS encoding sodium-dependent transporter, producing MSEKQDQWSSKLGFILASAGAAIGLGAIWKFPYMTGMNGGGAFFLLFIGFTILIGLPLLIAEFVIGRGSQKEAISAYKKLAPKSGWSIIGRWGVFGSFLLMSYYSVVGGWVLIYSALSIPGMIINDNANYETIFASITGNPLITIIGLAVFMLINIIVVSFGIKDGIEKASKVLMPLLFVFFIVLVFRAVSFEGAMEGLRFFLQPDFSKITGESVLYALGQSFFSLAVGISVMVTYSSYLGKDVSLPMAAGSVSIMNIIVSLLAGLAIFPVVFSFGLAPTEGPGLLFMVLPEAFAQMPFGEVFLSLFLLLFLFAVLTSSFSMLEIVTSAFTANKDRSRKKVAAIAGTIIFLAGIPAALSSSTLSNFKLFGLTIFDASDFLVSNILLPGGCLLISLFIGFKMNKELMKQEFSYSSHLSSGWYQLWFQLMRWVVPITIIIVFLGSLGIL from the coding sequence ATGAGTGAAAAACAAGATCAGTGGTCGTCAAAATTAGGATTTATTTTAGCATCAGCTGGTGCAGCGATCGGCCTTGGAGCAATATGGAAGTTTCCGTATATGACAGGTATGAATGGTGGCGGTGCCTTTTTCTTACTTTTCATTGGCTTCACCATCTTAATTGGTTTACCTTTATTAATTGCCGAGTTTGTTATCGGACGAGGTTCACAAAAGGAAGCAATAAGCGCATATAAAAAACTCGCTCCAAAGAGTGGTTGGTCTATCATCGGGCGTTGGGGTGTATTTGGATCATTTTTGTTAATGTCCTATTATAGTGTTGTTGGTGGATGGGTACTTATTTATTCTGCATTATCCATTCCAGGAATGATTATAAATGATAATGCTAATTATGAGACAATATTCGCTTCTATAACCGGTAACCCATTAATAACCATTATTGGACTAGCTGTATTTATGTTAATTAATATTATCGTGGTTTCATTTGGAATTAAGGATGGAATTGAAAAAGCGAGTAAAGTTTTAATGCCATTATTATTTGTCTTTTTTATTGTTTTGGTATTTAGGGCAGTATCGTTTGAAGGTGCTATGGAAGGCCTACGATTTTTCCTTCAACCAGACTTCTCTAAAATTACTGGGGAAAGTGTTTTATATGCCTTAGGTCAATCGTTTTTCTCACTTGCTGTTGGTATTTCTGTTATGGTCACCTATAGTTCTTATTTAGGAAAAGACGTTAGCTTACCAATGGCTGCAGGTTCTGTTTCCATCATGAATATTATTGTTTCACTGCTAGCGGGATTAGCTATATTTCCTGTCGTTTTCTCGTTTGGACTAGCACCAACAGAAGGGCCAGGTCTGTTATTCATGGTGTTACCAGAAGCATTTGCTCAAATGCCTTTTGGGGAAGTATTTTTAAGTTTGTTTTTATTACTATTTCTATTCGCAGTGCTTACTTCATCATTCAGTATGCTGGAAATCGTAACATCTGCATTTACTGCAAACAAAGATCGTTCACGAAAAAAAGTAGCAGCTATTGCGGGAACTATTATATTCCTTGCAGGTATTCCTGCTGCTTTATCCTCAAGCACGTTATCAAACTTTAAGCTATTTGGTTTAACCATTTTTGATGCAAGCGATTTTCTAGTGAGTAATATATTGTTACCAGGTGGTTGTTTATTAATCTCGCTCTTTATTGGGTTTAAAATGAATAAAGAATTAATGAAGCAAGAGTTTTCTTATAGTAGCCATTTATCAAGCGGCTGGTATCAACTATGGTTTCAGCTTATGCGCTGGGTTGTACCGATAACAATCATTATTGTCTTTCTTGGATCACTGGGAATTTTATAA
- a CDS encoding CoA-disulfide reductase, whose product MGNKIVIVGGVGGGATVAAQIRRMDSESELILFDKGEHIAFSNCGMPYYIGGIVDEREKLLRDSNDFAEKYKVKLNINSEVVQINREKKEVTYRAEDHEQKESYDTLILAPGAHASVPDLDGLNNEVTFTLHTIPDMDAIHAYIAKNKPKTCAIIGAGFIGLEMVENLHKLGLDCTVIDRSKQVMKLVDPDMATMIQDHLKAKGVNLILNEGMESFTNEGKTIQLSSGKSVEADMTILAVGITPYTKLASEADLQIGETGAIAVNEFMQTNDSSIFALGDAVETADYLTQTQRHVALAWPAHRQAYIIANYLKGKKIPYQGTLGSAIFKVFDLSVAVTGHNGASLDQLGIAYQEVTHEALSHAGYYPGAEKVSIKVMFDANEKIVGAQVIGEDGVDKRLAILATAIKGGITITELAELELAYSPPYSSPKDPINIIGYKAINTKK is encoded by the coding sequence ATGGGAAATAAAATTGTTATAGTTGGTGGAGTTGGCGGAGGAGCAACAGTTGCGGCTCAAATTAGAAGAATGGATTCAGAATCTGAACTTATTCTCTTTGATAAAGGCGAGCACATCGCTTTTTCCAATTGTGGAATGCCCTATTACATTGGCGGAATCGTTGATGAACGGGAAAAATTACTTCGCGATTCAAATGACTTTGCTGAAAAATATAAAGTTAAATTAAACATTAATTCCGAGGTTGTTCAAATTAATCGAGAGAAGAAGGAAGTTACATACCGAGCAGAAGATCACGAACAAAAAGAATCTTATGATACATTAATCCTAGCACCAGGTGCACATGCATCAGTTCCAGACTTGGATGGATTGAATAATGAGGTTACATTCACACTCCATACCATACCAGATATGGATGCTATTCATGCATATATTGCTAAAAACAAACCAAAAACGTGTGCTATCATCGGGGCTGGGTTTATCGGTCTAGAAATGGTTGAAAATCTACACAAACTTGGTTTAGATTGTACAGTGATTGATCGTTCAAAGCAGGTAATGAAGCTTGTTGATCCTGATATGGCAACAATGATACAAGATCATCTCAAAGCTAAAGGGGTAAATCTTATCCTTAATGAAGGAATGGAATCATTTACGAATGAGGGAAAAACAATACAGCTTTCTAGCGGAAAAAGCGTCGAAGCTGATATGACCATTTTAGCTGTTGGAATTACGCCATACACAAAATTGGCAAGTGAGGCAGATCTCCAGATTGGTGAAACAGGAGCTATTGCCGTAAATGAGTTTATGCAGACGAATGATTCAAGTATTTTTGCTTTAGGCGATGCTGTTGAAACAGCTGACTATTTGACCCAAACCCAGCGGCATGTAGCACTTGCTTGGCCTGCACACCGCCAAGCGTATATTATCGCTAACTATCTCAAGGGAAAAAAGATTCCTTATCAGGGAACCCTTGGATCCGCAATATTTAAAGTTTTTGATTTGAGTGTAGCTGTTACGGGTCATAACGGAGCCTCGCTTGATCAACTCGGTATCGCTTATCAAGAAGTGACACATGAAGCTTTGTCACATGCTGGATATTATCCTGGGGCAGAGAAGGTTTCCATCAAAGTTATGTTTGATGCTAACGAAAAAATAGTAGGAGCTCAAGTTATTGGTGAAGATGGTGTCGATAAACGATTAGCAATCTTAGCTACTGCCATTAAAGGTGGGATTACCATAACAGAATTGGCAGAGTTGGAGCTTGCTTATTCTCCTCCATACTCTTCCCCTAAAGATCCAATCAATATTATTGGTTATAAGGCAATAAATACTAAAAAATAA
- a CDS encoding TerC family protein, giving the protein MEFTQESLLALIQIIAIDIVLSGDNAIVIAMATKNLPKRQQNKAIIIGTGGAVILRILFAALIVYLLQIPFVHLIGGLLLLWIAYHVLVDDEPDTNIKSSGTMAKAVWTIVMADAVMSLDNVVAIAGAAHGHIGMIAIGVLVSIPIMIFGSKLIVRVMDKYKWIAYVGAGILAWTAGQMITGDEVVIDWLNLDHGLAMYTIIAGLTVAVLLIGYLRNKRAA; this is encoded by the coding sequence ATTGAGTTTACACAAGAATCTTTACTAGCATTAATACAAATTATTGCAATAGATATAGTACTTTCCGGTGATAATGCTATAGTTATCGCAATGGCTACTAAAAATTTACCTAAGAGACAACAAAACAAAGCCATTATTATTGGTACTGGCGGAGCGGTAATATTACGAATTCTGTTTGCAGCTTTAATCGTTTATTTATTACAAATTCCATTCGTTCATTTAATCGGTGGACTACTATTGTTATGGATTGCCTACCATGTTTTGGTAGATGACGAACCAGATACAAATATTAAATCATCAGGAACTATGGCAAAAGCTGTATGGACCATTGTTATGGCTGATGCTGTTATGAGCCTTGATAATGTTGTTGCAATAGCAGGGGCTGCACATGGTCACATCGGAATGATTGCAATTGGTGTGTTAGTTAGTATTCCGATTATGATTTTTGGATCTAAGCTTATTGTTCGAGTTATGGACAAATACAAATGGATTGCCTATGTAGGTGCGGGGATACTAGCATGGACAGCTGGTCAAATGATAACTGGTGACGAGGTTGTTATTGATTGGTTAAACCTTGATCATGGACTGGCTATGTATACGATTATTGCTGGTCTTACAGTTGCAGTATTATTAATTGGTTATTTAAGAAATAAGAGAGCAGCATAA